The proteins below are encoded in one region of Homo sapiens chromosome 8, GRCh38.p14 Primary Assembly:
- the FAM90A14 gene encoding protein FAM90A14: protein MMARRDPTSWAKRLVRAQTLQKQRRAPVGPRAPPPDEEDPRLKCKNCGAFGHTARSTRCPMKCWKAALVPATLGKKEGKENLKPWKPRVEANPGPLNKDKGEKEERPRQQDPQRKALLHMFSGKPPEKPLPNGKGSTEPSDYLRVASGPMPVHTTSKRPRLDPVLADRSATEMSGRGSVLASLSPLRKASLSSSSSLGPKERQTGAAADMPQPAVRHQGREPLLVVKPTHSRPEGDCREVPQAASKTHGLLQAARPQAQDKRPAVTSQPCPPAATHSLGLGSNLSFGPGAKRPAQAPIQACLNFPKKPRLGPFQIPESAIQGGELGAPENLQPPPAATELGPSTSPQMGRRTPAQVPSVDRQPPHSRPCLPTAQACTMSHHPAASHDGAQPLRVLFRRLENGRWSSSLLAAPSFHSPEKPGAFLAQSPHVSEKSEAPCVRVPPSVLYEDLQVSSSSEDSDSDLE, encoded by the exons ATGATGGCACGTCGGGACCCCACATCTTGGGCCAAGAGACTGGTGAGAGCCCAGACCCTCCAGAAGCAGCGGAGGGCCCCAGTTGGGCCAAGGGCTCCCCCGCCCGATGAAGAAGATCCCAGG CTCAAGTGCAAAAACTGCGGGGCCTTTGGCCACACGGCCAGAAGTACCAGGTGCCCCATGAAGTGCTGGAAGGCAGCCCTGGTTCCAGCGACCttggggaaaaaggaagggaaggaaaacctGAAACCATGGAAGCCCCGGGTTGAAGCCAACCCGGGGCCCTTGAACAAGgataagggagagaaggaagagagaccaAG GCAACAAGACCCGCAGAGGAAGGCTCTCCTCCACATGTTTTCCGGGAAACCTCCAGAGAAGCCGCTGCCGAATGGAAAAGGATCCACGGAACCTTCTGATTATCTGAGG GTTGCAAGCGGGCCAATGCCGGTCCACACAACCAGTAAGAGGCCGCGCTTGGACCCTGTCCTCGCTGATCGCTCAGCTACCGAAATGTCTGGCAGGGGCTCCGTCTTGGCTTCACTGTCTCCCCTCAGAAAAGCCAGCCTGAGCTCCTCCTCAAGTCTTGGACCAAAGGAAAGACAGACAGGGGCTGCGGCCGACATGCCTCAGCCTGCAGTCAGGCACCAGGGCCGCGAGCCTCTCCTCGTGGTGAAGCCGACACACAGCCGCCCCGAGGGTGACTGCCGAGAAGTTCCCCAGGCTGCCTCCAAAACCCACGGCCTGCTCCAGGCCGCCAGACCCCAGGCACAAGACAAACGTCCTGCGGTGACCTCACAGCCCTGCCCGCCAGCCGCCACACACAGCTTGGGCCTAGGCTCCAATCTCAGCTTCGGGCCAGGAGCCAAGAGACCTGCCCAGGCTCCGATTCAGGCTTGCCTGAACTTCCCCAAGAAACCGAGACTGGGTCCCTTCCAGATCCCCGAAAGCGCCATCCAGGGAGGTGAGCTGGGGGCCCCGGAGAATCTCCAACCTCCGCCAGCCGCAACCGAACTTGGACCAAGTACGTCGCCCCAGATGGGCAGGAGGACACCGGCCCAGGTGCCCAGCGTCGACCGGCAGCCTCCGCACAGCAGACCTTGCCTGCCCACTGCCCAGGCCTGCACCATGTCCCATCACCCAGCGGCCAGCCATGATGGGgcccagcctctcagagtgctctTCCGGAGACTGGAAAACGGACGCTGGAGCTCCAGCCTCCTGGCGGCCCCCTCATTTCACTCTCCTGAGAAGCCGGGAGCCTTCCTCGCTCAGAGCCCTCATGTGTCAGAGAAGTCTGAGGCTCCCTGTGTTCGTGTCCCACCGAGCGTCCTCTATGAGGACCTTCAGGTTTCCTCCTCCTCAGAGGACAGCGATTCTGACCTGGAGTGA
- the FAM90A18 gene encoding protein FAM90A18, which translates to MMARRDPKSWAKRLVRAQTLQKQRRAPVGPRAPPPDEEDPRLKCKNCGAFGHTARSTRCPMKCWKAALVPATLGKKEGKENLKPWKPRVEANPGPLNKDKGEKEERPRQQDPQRKALLHMFSGKPPEKPLPNGKGSTESSDHLRVASGPMPVHTTSKRPRVDPVLADRSAAEMSGRGSVLASLSPLRKASLSSSSSLGPKERQTGAAADMPQPAVRHQGREPLLVVKPTHSSPEGGCREVPQAASKTHGLLQAARPQAQDKRPAVTSQPCPPAATHSLGLGSNLSFGPGAKRPAQAPIQACLKFPKKPRLGPFQIPESAIQGGELGAPGNLQPPPAATELGPSTSPQMGRRTPAQVPSVDWQPPHSTPCLPTAQACTMSHHSAASHDGAQPLRVLFRRLENGRWSSSLLAAPSFHSPEKPGAFLAQSPHVSEKSEAPCVRVPPSVLYEDLQVSSSSEDSDSDLE; encoded by the exons ATGATGGCACGTCGGGACCCCAAATCTTGGGCCAAGAGACTGGTGAGAGCCCAGACCCTCCAGAAGCAGCGGAGGGCCCCAGTTGGGCCAAGGGCTCCCCCGCCCGATGAAGAAGATCCCAGG CTCAAGTGCAAAAACTGCGGGGCCTTTGGCCACACGGCCAGAAGTACCAGGTGCCCCATGAAGTGCTGGAAGGCAGCCCTGGTTCCAGCGACCttggggaaaaaggaagggaaggaaaacctGAAACCATGGAAGCCCCGGGTTGAAGCCAACCCGGGGCCCTTGAACAAGgataagggagagaaggaagagagaccaAG GCAACAAGACCCGCAGAGGAAGGCTCTCCTCCACATGTTTTCCGGGAAACCTCCAGAGAAGCCGCTGCCGAATGGAAAAGGATCCACGGAGTCTTCTGATCATCTGAGG GTTGCAAGCGGGCCAATGCCGGTCCACACAACCAGTAAGAGGCCGCGCGTGGACCCTGTCCTCGCTGATCGCTCAGCTGCCGAAATGTCTGGCAGGGGCTCCGTCTTGGCTTCACTGTCTCCCCTCAGAAAAGCCAGCCTGAGCTCCTCCTCAAGTCTTGGACCAAAGGAAAGACAGACAGGGGCTGCGGCCGACATGCCTCAGCCTGCAGTCAGGCACCAGGGCCGCGAGCCTCTCCTCGTGGTGAAGCCGACACACAGCAGCCCCGAGGGTGGCTGCCGAGAAGTTCCCCAGGCTGCCTCCAAAACCCACGGCCTGCTCCAGGCCGCCAGACCCCAGGCACAAGACAAACGTCCTGCGGTGACCTCGCAGCCCTGCCCGCCAGCCGCCACACACAGCTTGGGCCTAGGCTCCAATCTCAGCTTCGGGCCAGGAGCCAAGAGACCTGCCCAGGCTCCGATTCAGGCTTGCCTGAAATTCCCCAAGAAACCGAGACTGGGTCCCTTCCAGATCCCCGAAAGCGCCATCCAGGGAGGTGAGCTGGGGGCCCCGGGGAATCTCCAACCTCCGCCAGCCGCAACCGAACTTGGACCAAGTACGTCGCCCCAGATGGGCAGGAGGACACCGGCCCAGGTGCCCAGCGTCGACTGGCAGCCTCCGCACAGCACACCTTGCCTGCCTACTGCCCAGGCCTGCACCATGTCCCATCACTCAGCGGCCAGCCATGATGGGgcccagcctctcagagtgctctTCCGGAGACTGGAAAACGGACGCTGGAGCTCCAGCCTCCTGGCGGCCCCCTCATTTCACTCTCCTGAGAAGCCGGGAGCCTTCCTCGCTCAGAGCCCTCATGTGTCAGAGAAGTCTGAGGCTCCCTGTGTTCGTGTCCCACCGAGCGTCCTCTATGAGGACCTTCAGGTTTCCTCCTCCTCAGAGGACAGCGATTCTGACCTGGAGTGA
- the FAM90A16 gene encoding protein FAM90A16, with protein sequence MMARRDPKSWAKRLVRAQTLQKQRRAPVGPRAPPPDEEDPRLKCKNCGAFGHTARSTRCPMKCWKAALVPATLGKKEGKENLKPWKPRVEANPGPLNKDKGEKEERPRQQDPQRKALLHMFSGKPPEKPLPNGKGSTESSDHLRVASGPMPVHTTSKRPRVDPVLADRSAAEMSGRGSVLASLSPLRKASLSSSSSLGPKERQTGAAADIPQPAVRHQGREPLLVVKPTHSRPEGGCREVPQAASKTHGLLQAARPQAQDKRPAVTSQPCPPAATHSLGLGSNLSFGPGAKRPAQAPIQACLNFPKKPRLGPFQIPESAIQGGELGAPENLQPPPAATELGPSTSPQMGRRTPAQVPSVDRQPPHSTPCLPTAQACTMSHHSAASHDGAQPLRVLFRRLENGRWSSSLLAAPSFHSPEKPGAFLAQSPHVSEKSEAPCVRVPPSVLYEDLQVSSSSEDSDSDLE encoded by the exons ATGATGGCACGTCGGGACCCCAAATCTTGGGCCAAGAGACTGGTGAGAGCCCAGACCCTCCAGAAGCAGCGGAGGGCCCCAGTTGGGCCAAGGGCTCCCCCGCCCGATGAAGAAGATCCCAGG CTCAAGTGCAAAAACTGCGGGGCCTTTGGCCACACGGCCAGAAGTACCAGGTGCCCCATGAAGTGCTGGAAGGCAGCCCTGGTTCCAGCGACCttggggaaaaaggaagggaaggaaaacctGAAACCATGGAAGCCCCGGGTTGAAGCCAACCCGGGGCCCTTGAACAAGgataagggagagaaggaagagagaccaAG GCAACAAGACCCGCAGAGGAAGGCTCTCCTCCACATGTTTTCCGGGAAACCTCCAGAGAAGCCGCTGCCGAATGGAAAAGGATCCACGGAGTCTTCTGATCATCTGAGG GTTGCAAGCGGGCCAATGCCGGTCCACACAACCAGTAAGAGGCCGCGCGTGGACCCTGTCCTCGCTGATCGCTCAGCTGCCGAAATGTCTGGCAGGGGCTCCGTCTTGGCTTCACTGTCTCCCCTCAGAAAAGCCAGCCTGAGCTCCTCCTCAAGTCTTGGACCAAAGGAAAGACAGACAGGGGCTGCGGCCGACATCCCTCAGCCTGCAGTCAGGCACCAGGGCCGCGAGCCTCTCCTCGTGGTGAAGCCGACACACAGCCGCCCCGAGGGTGGCTGCCGAGAAGTTCCCCAGGCTGCCTCCAAAACCCACGGCCTGCTCCAGGCCGCCAGACCCCAGGCACAAGACAAACGTCCTGCGGTGACCTCGCAGCCCTGCCCGCCAGCCGCCACACACAGCTTGGGCCTAGGCTCCAATCTCAGCTTCGGGCCAGGAGCCAAGAGACCTGCCCAGGCTCCGATTCAGGCTTGCCTGAACTTCCCCAAGAAACCGAGACTGGGTCCCTTCCAGATCCCCGAAAGCGCCATCCAGGGAGGTGAGCTGGGGGCCCCGGAGAATCTCCAACCTCCGCCAGCCGCAACCGAACTTGGACCAAGTACGTCGCCCCAGATGGGCAGGAGGACACCGGCCCAGGTGCCCAGCGTCGACCGGCAGCCTCCGCACAGCACACCTTGCCTGCCTACTGCCCAGGCCTGCACCATGTCCCATCACTCAGCGGCCAGCCATGATGGGgcccagcctctcagagtgctctTCCGGAGACTGGAAAACGGACGCTGGAGCTCCAGCCTCCTGGCGGCCCCCTCATTTCACTCTCCTGAGAAGCCGGGAGCCTTCCTCGCTCAGAGCCCTCATGTGTCAGAGAAGTCTGAGGCTCCCTGTGTTCGTGTCCCACCGAGCGTCCTCTATGAGGACCTTCAGGTTTCCTCCTCCTCAGAGGACAGCGATTCTGACCTGGAGTGA
- the FAM90A8 gene encoding protein FAM90A8, giving the protein MMARRDPKSWAKRLVRAQTLQKQRRAPVGPSAPPPDEEDPRLKCKNCGAFGHTARSTRCPMKCWKAALVPATLGKKEGKENLKPWKPRGEANPGPLNKDKGEKEERPRQQDPQRKALLHMFSGKPPEKPLPNGKGSTESSDHLRVASGPMPVHTTSKRPRVDPVLADRSAAEMSGRGSVLASLSPLRKASLSSSSSLGPKERQTGAAADIPQPAVRHQGREPLLVVKPTHSRPEGGCREVPQAASKTHGLLQAARPQAQDKRPAVTSQPCPPAATHSLGLGSNLSFGPGAKRPAQAPIQACLNFPKKPRLGPFQIPESAIQGGELGAPENLQPPPAATELGPSTSPQMGRRTPAQVPSIDRQPPHSTPCLPTAQACTMSHHSAASHDGAQPLRVLFRRLENGRWSSSLLAAPSFHSPEKPGAFLAQSPHVSEKSEAPCVRVPPSVLYEDLQVSSSSEDSDSDLE; this is encoded by the exons ATGATGGCACGTCGGGACCCCAAATCTTGGGCCAAGAGACTGGTGAGAGCCCAGACCCTCCAGAAGCAGCGGAGGGCCCCAGTTGGGCCAAGCGCTCCCCCGCCCGATGAAGAAGATCCCAGG CTCAAGTGCAAAAACTGCGGGGCCTTTGGCCACACGGCCAGAAGTACCAGGTGCCCCATGAAGTGCTGGAAGGCAGCCCTGGTTCCAGCGACCttggggaaaaaggaagggaaggaaaacctGAAACCATGGAAGCCCCGGGGTGAAGCCAACCCGGGGCCCTTGAACAAGgataagggagagaaggaagagagaccaAG GCAACAAGACCCGCAGAGGAAGGCTCTCCTCCACATGTTTTCCGGGAAACCTCCAGAGAAGCCGCTGCCGAATGGAAAAGGATCCACGGAGTCTTCTGATCATCTGAGG GTTGCAAGCGGGCCAATGCCGGTCCACACAACCAGTAAGAGGCCGCGCGTGGACCCTGTCCTCGCTGATCGCTCAGCTGCCGAAATGTCTGGCAGGGGCTCCGTCTTGGCTTCACTGTCTCCCCTCAGAAAAGCCAGCCTGAGCTCCTCCTCAAGTCTTGGACCAAAGGAAAGACAGACAGGGGCTGCGGCCGACATCCCTCAGCCTGCAGTCAGGCACCAGGGCCGCGAGCCTCTCCTCGTGGTGAAGCCGACACACAGCCGCCCCGAGGGTGGCTGCCGAGAAGTTCCCCAGGCTGCCTCCAAAACCCACGGCCTGCTCCAGGCCGCCAGACCCCAGGCACAAGACAAACGTCCTGCGGTGACCTCGCAGCCCTGCCCGCCAGCCGCCACACACAGCTTGGGCCTAGGCTCCAATCTCAGCTTCGGGCCAGGAGCCAAGAGACCTGCCCAGGCTCCGATTCAGGCTTGCCTGAACTTCCCCAAGAAACCGAGACTGGGTCCCTTCCAGATCCCCGAAAGCGCCATCCAGGGAGGTGAGCTGGGGGCCCCGGAGAATCTCCAACCTCCGCCAGCCGCAACCGAACTTGGACCAAGTACGTCGCCCCAGATGGGCAGGAGGACACCGGCCCAGGTGCCCAGCATCGACCGGCAGCCTCCGCACAGCACACCTTGCCTGCCTACTGCCCAGGCCTGCACCATGTCCCATCACTCAGCGGCCAGCCATGATGGGgcccagcctctcagagtgctctTCCGGAGACTGGAAAACGGACGCTGGAGCTCCAGCCTCCTGGCGGCCCCCTCATTTCACTCTCCTGAGAAGCCGGGAGCCTTCCTCGCTCAGAGCCCTCATGTGTCAGAGAAGTCTGAGGCTCCCTGTGTTCGTGTCCCACCGAGCGTCCTCTATGAGGACCTTCAGGTTTCCTCCTCCTCAGAGGACAGCGATTCTGACCTGGAGTGA